The sequence TGAGTATCATAGGAGAAGATGATTTAAACTGCATTGACAAGGTTATTTATTATATGGCTACAGAGCTGGGAAGAAATTTCAGCAGCAATATGTATACATGTTTGGCTTTACATATAAATACTTTAATTAACAGGGTTTATAGTAATAAATCCATTACCAATCCCCAGCTAAATAAAATAAAAGAATTGTATCCCAAAGAATTTGAAATAGCCTTGAAAGCCAAAAATATTATAGAAAATTACGTACATCATAAAATAGTCGAGGATGAAGCGGCATATTTAACTGTTTTTCTTCTTCCCGAAGATCGAATTAACAACGGAAATAATAAAGTTAAGGTTATACTTATTGCTCATGGTGATTCTACTGCTACATCAATGGCTGATGTTGTAAATAAACTTTTAGAAGAGCCCTGCATTCATGCCATAAATGCACCTCTTGATTTAAGTCCTTTAAATGTTTTGGATGAATGCAGAAAATTCGTGTCGGAAAACAAGAATACAAAAGATTATATTTTACTTGTGGACATGGGTTCCCTTACTACTTTTGCAGATATTATAGAAAAAGAATTTGATGTTTCCATGAAAGTCGTACCCCTTGTTTCGACTTTACATGCATTGGAGGCGGCCAGAAAGGCACTACTCGGTCTTTCCTTAAATGAAATTTATAAAGGGGTATTAGCTGTAAATTCGTATTTTGAAATGAATAGGCCATTAAAAGAACCTCAAAATAATAAACCAAGGGCGGTAATGATTACGTCATGCTTAAGCGGAGAAGGAGGAGCCGTAGCAATTAAGAGCTTTCTCAATAACAACCTTAAATATGACAAGGATATATTTGAGATAATTGTTCTTAACTGTTTGGATAAAAATTATTTTAAACAGAAAATTAATGAAATACGCAAAGACAAAGAAATTTTATTTATTGTTTCCTCATTTCCTGTTGACGTGGATATTAAACAGTATAATATGTATGATGTGATAAATATGAAAGTGATGGATGAGTTACAGGAAAGTATAAATATAAAAACTACATTAATAAAGATGCCGATAATTCTGAAAGAAAATATAGTAAACCTTGACGGAGAGGAACTTTATAATGATATAGTTTATTTTTTAAGCAGAGTGGAAGATGAACTGTCGATTAAACTAAAAAGTGAAAAGACTATCGGAGTAATTCTGCATATTGCCTTTATGATAAGCAAGCTAAAAAGCGGAGAAATTCCTGTTGAATATCCTGATAAAGAGGAGTTTATAGCTGAGAACATATACTATTATAATATTATTAAAGAATGTTTTATATTTCTATGCAACAAATATTCCGTGGAAATATCGGACAATGAAATCTGTTATGTAATGAAATTCTTTTTATATGAGTAAATATAGAAGGTAGGAAAGCAAAAAAATATTGGAGGTGTTATATAAATGAAGATGTTAATAAAAAATGTTAGTATAATTACTCCTTACGAAATAAAGAGGAATGGCAGTTTATCAATAGAGGATGGAATTATATCTAACATATTGGATGGAGATGCATCGGAGGAATATTATGATAAGATAATTGACGGAGAAAATGAATATCTGGCTCCGGGATTTATTGATATTCATAATCATGGAAATTTTGGACATGATGTCATGGAGGCAACTTTTGAGTCCCTTATAAGCATGGCCGATTTTCATATGAAAAATGGAGTTACGTCTTTTTTGGCAACTCCTATGACTGAATCCTTGGATAAAATTGAGAGCGCAATAAAAAACGTAAGAAAATATATTGAAAAGGAAAAGAAGGCTCCTAAGGTAAGATCCCAAGTTTTAGGCATATATTTGGAAGGTCCCTATTTTTCTATGGAAAGAAAGGGAGCTCAACCTCCTCAGTATATAAAGAACCCTAATGTGGAAGAAATCAAAAATCTTATAGAACTTTCAAATGACAATATCAAAGTAGTAGCTTTGGCGCCTGAACTAAAGGGGGCAAAGGAAGCCATAAAATACTTAAAAAACAAAGGGATAACTGTTTCAGCAGGTCATACCGACGGAAAATACGATGAAGTGAAATATGGCATTGAACTGGGAATAAGTCAGGCAACTCACCTTTACAACGGAATGAGGCCTTTTTCTCACAGAGAACCGGGAGTTATAGGGGCCGTATTAACAGATGAAAGGGTATCATGTGAGATCATATGTGATGGTATTCACCTTCATCCTGCAGCTATGAAGCTGGCAGTAAAAGCAAAAGGGAAGGACGGAATTATTTTAGTATCGGATGCAATGATGGCGACAGGGCTTAAGGACGGTGAATATAAGCTGGGAGGCCAGAATGTTTTTGTAAAGAAGGGTGCTGCTCGGTTAGCTGATGGAACCTTGGCAGGTTCTACTCTTACTTTGAATAGGGCTGTTTGGAATATGGTTCACATGGTGGGGGTTTCTCTTGAAGATGCGGTAAGAATGGCAAGCTTGAATCCTGCCAAGTCAATAGGTGAAAATGATAGAAAGGGAAGTATAGAAATAGGGAAGGATGCTGATTTGATTATATTCAACGATGATTTAAATATTTTGAAAGTAATAATTCATGGGCTTAGCATCGAATAGAACTATAGAAAAGCAGAATTTAATGATATAATAAATGTAAAAGTTATAAAAATTAATTATACAGGACAATGGTCGGGAGGAGTAAAATGAATTTGGACTTAAGAGAAAGAGCGCTGAAGTTTCACAAAGATAATCATGGGAAGATAGCTTTGAAATGTAAAGTACCTGTAAGAAATAAAGAGGACTTAACTCTTGCATATACTCCGGGGGTTGCAGAACCTTGCATGGAAATATATAAGGATTATGATTGTATATACGATTATACTTCAAAAGGAAACTGGGTTGCAGTTGTAACTAACGGAACAGCCGTATTAGGTTTGGGAAATATAGGCGCCGGAGCGGGACTTCCCGTTATGGAAGGAAAATCCGTATTGTTTAAATCCTTTGCAGGAGTAGATGCCTTTCCTATATGCTTAGACACTGATGATCCGAAGGAAATTATAGAAATAGTAAAGACTATGGAACCTACCTTTGGAGGAATCAACTTAGAAGATATAAAGGCTCCCCAATGTTTTGAAATAGAGGAAGGTCTTAAAAAAGTTTGCAATATTCCCGTTTTTCATGACGATCAACATGGTACGGCAGTTGTTTCAACTTCTTGCTTAATAAACGGATTGAAAATCGTTAACAAAACATTTAAGAAAATAAAGGTAGTAATAAACGGAGCGGGAGCAGCTGGAACTGCCATATCTAAATTGCTTTTGAAAATGGGGGTTGAGGACCTTATATTATGCGACAGCAAAGGGGCAATATTTAAAGGAAGAAATATAGGCATGAATAAATATAAGGATGAAATGGCAGAAATAAGTAATAAGAATTTAGTTAAAGGAAATTTAAAAGATGCATTAAAGGGAGCCGATGTTTTTATAGGAGTATCTACTGCAAATTGTGTTACAAGAGATATGATCAAATCAATGAACAGAGATCCTATTGTTATGGCTATGGCAAACCCCAATCCGGAAATACTTCCAAAAGAAGCGATGGAAGGAGGAGCAAAGATTGTTTGTACGGGCCGTTCGGATTATCCGAATCAGGTTAACAATGTATTGGCCTTTCCGGGAATATTTAGGGGTGCTTTAGATATTCGTGCTTCGGAGATAAATGATGAAATGAAGATAGCCGCTGCTTATGCGATAGCAGATATCGTGGATGAGAATGAATTAAGGCCGGAATTTGTTATACCTCAGGCTTTTGATTTAAGAATAGCTCCAAAAGTTGCATCTGCTGTAGCCCGTTCGGCTATTGAAACAGGAGTGTCACGTAAAAGAGATGTTACTCCCGAAATGGTGGAAAAGCATACGAAAGATCTGCTTAAATAATTGTTTTAAGAGGATGAGAGAGATGAGAGATATAGATATAAAATTAATCATAAATGCTGTAAAAAATGCTTGTATGGATTCTAATTATTACCTTGGAAATGATGTAAAGAATGAAATTATAAGAAGCTATGAAGAGGAAACTTGGGAAATAGCAAGAGATTCATTGAATAAGATAATAAAAAATATAGACATATCCGAAAGGGAAAAGGTGCCTCTGTGTCAAGATACGGGGATGGCTTGTGTATTTGTTGAAATAGGCCAGGAAGTCCATATTGTAAACGGAAGTATTGAGGATGCCATTAATGAAGGAGTAAGACAGGGATATAAGGAAGGATATTTGAGAAAATCGGTTGTGAGGGACCCATTGAACAGGATAAATACCGGAGATAATACCCCTGCTGTTATAAACTATAATATAGTTTCGGGAGATAAATTGAAAATAATTGTGTCTCCAAAGGGATTTGGTTCTGAAAATATGAGCCAGATCAAAATGCTGAAACCTGCCGACGGAGTAGAAGGAGTTAAAGAATTTGTGCTTAAGACGGTAAGAGAAGGAGGAGGAAATCCGTGTCCACCTATAGTAGTGGGAGTAGGGATCGGAGGAACCTTTGACAGAGTGGCTTATCTGGCAAAAAAAGCACTTTTAAGGCCCTTATCTCAAAGAAATAAGGATAGGTATTATGCGGATTTGGAGTCGGAGTTATTGAAAGAGATTAACGATACGGGTATAGGACCTCAGGGATTCGGAGGGAAAACTACTGCTCTCGGAGTGAATATTGAAACTTATCCCACCCATATAGCGGGACTTCCCGTAGCAGTAAATATCAGCTGTCATGTTACAAGACATGTGGAAGTGGAGATATAAAGGAGAGATAATATATGAAGAAGACAATAACAACTCCCCTGACGAAAGATAAAGTGAGAGAGTTGAGGGCAGGGGATATTGTATTGATTTCAGGCATTGTTTATACGGGGAGAGATGCCGCCCATAAAAGGCTCGTAGATTTGCTTAGGAAAGGTGAAAAACTTCCGATAGATATCGAAAATCAAATTATATATTATGTAGGCCCCACTCCTGCAAAGCCTAATCAGATTATAGGATCTGCAGGGCCTACTACAAGTGGGAGGATGGATAAATATACTCCGATGTTGCTGGATAGGGGATTAAAGGGGATGATAGGGAAAGGAACGAGATCTCAGGAAGTAATCGAGTCCATGAAAAAAAATACGGCGGTATATTTTGCTGCGATAGGAGGAGCAGGGGCGTTACTAGGAAAATGTGTAAAAAAATCGGAAATAGTTGCTTATGAAGATCTGGACTCGGAAGCAGTAAGAAAGCTTGAAGTTGAGAACTTGCCCGTTATTGTAGCTATAGATTCTGAAGGAAATAACTTGTATGAAATAGGGCCTGAAGAATATTTGCATAATGGACAGGATATAAAATAAAGGGAGTGATCATGTATAAAATTAAAGTCTGCAAATAGTCCTGAGATAATGGAAAGCTATATAAAGGCAGATACCAATAAAAGAAGAGAGCTCCTTAAAGATGTAGAAAAAATTGACATAAATGCAGTTAGTATACCTGCCAAACCAGTTGATATCGATAAAATAGAGTGGTTTTTCAGTACCAAGGAATTGTGCAGAGTAATATATGATTTAAAGGATGCAGATGAAATTAAAATAAATCCGGGTCTTGTATCGACAAAACAAGATTGGAATATAGTAGGCTTTAAAGGAGGTTCGGAACCGGGAGTTATTAATTATACCCATGTTTTGCAAAAAGAAAAGGATAAGGACGTATATTCTGTTTCAGTGACGGTAAATGATACGGCTAATTTGATTGATGAAAACAAAGTAGCGGAATTAACGTCAAGGCTGATTTCCTTAATAGGTGATGGAAAGATATAATAATTCAGGTGGATGTTGTTTTCCACCTGAATATTTATTTAAGTGATATCAGAAACTTGCTGGCGTTATTGCCCATATAGATATGCATACGTTATCACCGATATTAACGTATCTATGGGGAATAGTGCTTTCAAAATAAATACTGTCCCCTTCTTCTAATATATGATTTCCTTCGGCCGTTTCTACCATCAGTTTTCCTTCTATTACTATTCCACATTCTTCTCCCTCGTGGGCAGTTAAATTTTCGGTTGAACAGTCCTCTGGCTTTATAGTAATATACAGAAATTCTATTTTTCGATTTAAATCGGAAGATAATAGTTCATATATAGCATTGGAATTTGATATGAGAATTTTTTTTCTGTTGGACTTTTTAACTACTGGATTTGCCTGCACTGCGTTATTTTCTTGAAAGAAATAGCTTATGGGAACACCTAAACTTTGGGCAATACTCCAAAGAGATGAGATAGAAGGATTACCCATATTTCTTTCGATCTGACTTATAAGCCCGCAACTTATTCCTGATTTTTCTGCCAGGTCGGCAATACTCATATTCTGTTCTTTTCTTAGTTTTTTTATTTTTTTTCCAATATCAATATCCAAAATATTCACTCCCAAAATTAACATAAAATATTTTACATATTCTATATTATCAGGAAATGAAAAAAAATACAACAAAATTTGCTAAAATAAGTAGAAAAGTGAAAAAATATAGAATATTAAGGATAAAAATGTTTTATTGAATTGTTATAAGTATTAAATCAGATATATAGTGTTTTTGGGTTGTTGTATTAAAAACGAACTAACCATTGGTTTTTATTTTTTATGTAATAAAAAGGACTGTATACTAATTAATAATATGCTCTCCTTAATATGACAGACAGATGAAACTGTTTAACAAAAGGAGGAACATATCATAATTAGTATAACAGTCCTAATATATATTAGATGGCATTAAAATATTTTAAATTTGCTATTTGGTGCACCACAGATTGGACATTTGTCAACGGGTCCGCCTATTTCCACAAAACCACAGAACGGACAAACATATATTTTATCTGCTTCAATATCTTTTCCAGAGTCTACTGCCTTTTTAGCCTCTTCGAATAATTTTGCATGAACTTTTTCTGCTGCTATAGCAAACTTCATAGAGTTAATGGCTTCTTTTTCTTCCTGCATTTCTGCTACATTAATGTAAGCAGGATACATTTCGTTTACTTCAAATAATTCTCCATTCTTTGCTGCTTCAAGATTTTCCGATGTAGTTCCAAATCCGAAGCCTGCTCCTGAAGTTACATCAAAGTCACCCTTTACATTTTTTAAAGCTTTGAAATGTGCAGTGGCATGGATTTGTTCTGCCGAAGCTACTGCTCTGAACAGC is a genomic window of Acidilutibacter cellobiosedens containing:
- a CDS encoding sigma 54-interacting transcriptional regulator, which produces MNKKEMIYNKILEVGAERGIDAKTLSSLVNMSRANVSHELNNLVREGKLYKSSGRPVLFFALNNKGITKKESKLDQLAKNNKSLKKVVEQMKAAVLYPPKGLPSLLLGDTGTGKSMFASLMYEYSKEMGMRAENSPFVVFNCADYSNNPNLLTSQLFGVKKGAFTGAETDRIGLIEKADGGVLFLDELHRLPPEGQEILFTFLDTGYFRRIGDSETRKSDVLIISATTENPNSTLLRTFIRRIPIIIKIPSLKERSLEERLYLIKSFFKQESLRLNREIYVSLNTMRAFLSYDCPNNVGQLKSDVQLVCAKAYSEFLTNIKPDVRIRSVNLPLYIKEGLYKEKEHRALWNKLVGEEIEFFRFSGSTDHNREQFGNEDNGVYEIVEQKLERLKSQGISDIAIENILGKDISSYFQKNINGVSEEINRKNLLSIIGEDDLNCIDKVIYYMATELGRNFSSNMYTCLALHINTLINRVYSNKSITNPQLNKIKELYPKEFEIALKAKNIIENYVHHKIVEDEAAYLTVFLLPEDRINNGNNKVKVILIAHGDSTATSMADVVNKLLEEPCIHAINAPLDLSPLNVLDECRKFVSENKNTKDYILLVDMGSLTTFADIIEKEFDVSMKVVPLVSTLHALEAARKALLGLSLNEIYKGVLAVNSYFEMNRPLKEPQNNKPRAVMITSCLSGEGGAVAIKSFLNNNLKYDKDIFEIIVLNCLDKNYFKQKINEIRKDKEILFIVSSFPVDVDIKQYNMYDVINMKVMDELQESINIKTTLIKMPIILKENIVNLDGEELYNDIVYFLSRVEDELSIKLKSEKTIGVILHIAFMISKLKSGEIPVEYPDKEEFIAENIYYYNIIKECFIFLCNKYSVEISDNEICYVMKFFLYE
- the nagA gene encoding N-acetylglucosamine-6-phosphate deacetylase; amino-acid sequence: MKMLIKNVSIITPYEIKRNGSLSIEDGIISNILDGDASEEYYDKIIDGENEYLAPGFIDIHNHGNFGHDVMEATFESLISMADFHMKNGVTSFLATPMTESLDKIESAIKNVRKYIEKEKKAPKVRSQVLGIYLEGPYFSMERKGAQPPQYIKNPNVEEIKNLIELSNDNIKVVALAPELKGAKEAIKYLKNKGITVSAGHTDGKYDEVKYGIELGISQATHLYNGMRPFSHREPGVIGAVLTDERVSCEIICDGIHLHPAAMKLAVKAKGKDGIILVSDAMMATGLKDGEYKLGGQNVFVKKGAARLADGTLAGSTLTLNRAVWNMVHMVGVSLEDAVRMASLNPAKSIGENDRKGSIEIGKDADLIIFNDDLNILKVIIHGLSIE
- a CDS encoding NAD(P)-dependent malic enzyme, with translation MNLDLRERALKFHKDNHGKIALKCKVPVRNKEDLTLAYTPGVAEPCMEIYKDYDCIYDYTSKGNWVAVVTNGTAVLGLGNIGAGAGLPVMEGKSVLFKSFAGVDAFPICLDTDDPKEIIEIVKTMEPTFGGINLEDIKAPQCFEIEEGLKKVCNIPVFHDDQHGTAVVSTSCLINGLKIVNKTFKKIKVVINGAGAAGTAISKLLLKMGVEDLILCDSKGAIFKGRNIGMNKYKDEMAEISNKNLVKGNLKDALKGADVFIGVSTANCVTRDMIKSMNRDPIVMAMANPNPEILPKEAMEGGAKIVCTGRSDYPNQVNNVLAFPGIFRGALDIRASEINDEMKIAAAYAIADIVDENELRPEFVIPQAFDLRIAPKVASAVARSAIETGVSRKRDVTPEMVEKHTKDLLK
- a CDS encoding fumarate hydratase; the protein is MRDIDIKLIINAVKNACMDSNYYLGNDVKNEIIRSYEEETWEIARDSLNKIIKNIDISEREKVPLCQDTGMACVFVEIGQEVHIVNGSIEDAINEGVRQGYKEGYLRKSVVRDPLNRINTGDNTPAVINYNIVSGDKLKIIVSPKGFGSENMSQIKMLKPADGVEGVKEFVLKTVREGGGNPCPPIVVGVGIGGTFDRVAYLAKKALLRPLSQRNKDRYYADLESELLKEINDTGIGPQGFGGKTTALGVNIETYPTHIAGLPVAVNISCHVTRHVEVEI
- a CDS encoding Fe-S-containing hydro-lyase encodes the protein MKKTITTPLTKDKVRELRAGDIVLISGIVYTGRDAAHKRLVDLLRKGEKLPIDIENQIIYYVGPTPAKPNQIIGSAGPTTSGRMDKYTPMLLDRGLKGMIGKGTRSQEVIESMKKNTAVYFAAIGGAGALLGKCVKKSEIVAYEDLDSEAVRKLEVENLPVIVAIDSEGNNLYEIGPEEYLHNGQDIK
- a CDS encoding helix-turn-helix domain-containing protein; this encodes MDIDIGKKIKKLRKEQNMSIADLAEKSGISCGLISQIERNMGNPSISSLWSIAQSLGVPISYFFQENNAVQANPVVKKSNRKKILISNSNAIYELLSSDLNRKIEFLYITIKPEDCSTENLTAHEGEECGIVIEGKLMVETAEGNHILEEGDSIYFESTIPHRYVNIGDNVCISIWAITPASF
- a CDS encoding rubrerythrin family protein, which translates into the protein MHDMTAKNLRSAFGGESQAHMRYLIWGEKAEKDGFPNVARLFRAVASAEQIHATAHFKALKNVKGDFDVTSGAGFGFGTTSENLEAAKNGELFEVNEMYPAYINVAEMQEEKEAINSMKFAIAAEKVHAKLFEEAKKAVDSGKDIEADKIYVCPFCGFVEIGGPVDKCPICGAPNSKFKIF